In Aquimarina sp. TRL1, a single window of DNA contains:
- a CDS encoding DMT family transporter produces the protein MTYLLLSILATTIIFILFKTFSLYKVNTSQAIVTNYIVAALFGFFFHTGNISIPTLISQPWFIWSLILGAVFISIFSLIAITAQRNGISVVAVASKMSMIIPILFGILYYKEHTNTLKITGILIALIAVFLASSKKTSQTTTNTSSFIYPLLVFIGSGLIDTSIKFIDFHFVKPEDASIFPATIFAAAGILGIFLLLYNSIIKKESISFKNIIAGISLGIPNYFSVYFLILALRHELMDSSTVFTINNVSILITSTLAGILIFREQLLLKNWIGILLAILSIFLVSFSF, from the coding sequence TTGACCTATTTATTACTCAGCATTTTAGCCACTACAATTATCTTTATACTTTTCAAAACTTTTTCTTTGTATAAAGTCAATACATCTCAGGCTATTGTCACTAACTATATTGTAGCTGCTTTATTCGGATTTTTTTTTCATACCGGTAACATCAGTATCCCAACACTCATTTCTCAACCCTGGTTTATATGGTCCCTTATCCTAGGGGCAGTTTTCATCAGCATCTTTAGCCTGATAGCCATTACTGCACAGCGAAATGGAATTTCAGTTGTTGCTGTCGCCAGCAAAATGAGTATGATTATTCCGATCTTATTTGGTATTCTCTACTACAAAGAACATACAAACACCTTAAAAATAACCGGAATACTCATTGCCCTGATTGCTGTTTTCCTCGCTTCTTCCAAAAAGACATCGCAAACCACAACAAATACAAGCAGCTTTATCTATCCATTATTAGTTTTTATTGGTAGTGGACTTATTGATACCTCTATTAAGTTTATCGATTTTCATTTTGTAAAACCTGAAGATGCCTCCATCTTTCCTGCTACTATTTTTGCTGCCGCAGGAATTCTTGGAATCTTCCTTTTATTATACAATAGCATTATCAAAAAAGAAAGCATTTCATTCAAAAATATTATCGCAGGAATTTCTTTAGGCATTCCTAATTATTTTTCTGTTTATTTTCTAATTTTGGCACTTAGGCATGAGCTTATGGACAGCTCTACCGTATTTACGATTAACAATGTTTCTATATTAATAACTTCAACACTTGCTGGCATCCTTATATTTAGAGAACAACTACTTCTAAAAAACTGGATTGGCATTTTACTAGCCATACTCAGTATATTTTTAGTTAGCTTTTCTTTTTAA
- a CDS encoding YigZ family protein produces MENNDTYKTICSPTEEVLFKDKNSKFYGYAFPLSNENDIKLLLEKLKKQHHAARHWCYAWQLGTENKRYRANDDGEPSNSAGQPIYGQIQSFDLTNVLIVVVRYFGGVKLGVGGLINAYRTAAQLALENAVIEEKTINIAFEIIFEYKDMNKVMRIIKEHQLTITSQKLELNCRVFISVRKKIAHKINELFSSLYGIEIKLLDD; encoded by the coding sequence TTGGAAAACAACGATACATACAAAACAATTTGCTCTCCTACTGAAGAGGTTCTTTTCAAAGACAAAAACAGTAAATTTTATGGATATGCGTTTCCTCTTTCAAATGAAAATGACATAAAACTCCTGCTCGAAAAACTAAAAAAACAACATCACGCTGCCAGACACTGGTGTTATGCATGGCAATTAGGTACAGAAAACAAACGCTATCGCGCTAATGATGATGGCGAACCATCCAACTCTGCCGGGCAACCTATTTATGGTCAGATACAATCTTTTGATCTCACGAATGTACTTATTGTAGTCGTTCGATATTTTGGAGGTGTTAAACTGGGAGTCGGTGGATTGATCAATGCTTATAGAACTGCTGCTCAACTCGCTCTCGAAAATGCTGTGATTGAAGAAAAGACAATTAATATCGCTTTTGAGATTATATTCGAATACAAAGACATGAATAAAGTCATGCGCATCATTAAAGAGCATCAATTAACTATCACATCCCAAAAACTAGAACTCAATTGCCGGGTTTTTATTAGTGTAAGAAAAAAAATAGCTCATAAAATAAATGAGCTATTCTCCTCGTTATACGGTATAGAAATTAAACTATTAGACGATTAA
- a CDS encoding HAD family phosphatase — translation MIKTIIFDFGDVFINLDKTATADAFSKLKTSSSQAFITQINELYETGMITTEEFFTHYSTIYPELTSFLIKDAWNAILLDFPTHRLNFLQQLAISKQYKLILLSNTNELHIDWIKKNISHYQAFKSCFDQFYLSHEINLRKPTADIFNFVLSKNQILPDETIFIDDTKEHIDTAASLGIHTWNIDPKKEDITTLFATKSDLF, via the coding sequence ATGATTAAAACAATTATATTTGATTTTGGTGACGTATTCATCAACCTGGATAAAACTGCTACAGCAGATGCTTTTTCTAAACTAAAAACTTCCTCTTCTCAGGCATTTATTACACAGATCAACGAGCTTTATGAAACCGGAATGATCACCACAGAGGAATTCTTTACTCATTATTCTACTATATACCCTGAACTTACCTCATTTCTAATTAAAGACGCATGGAATGCTATCTTACTTGATTTCCCTACCCACAGGCTCAATTTCCTCCAGCAACTTGCCATTTCCAAACAATACAAGCTCATCCTCCTGAGCAACACAAATGAATTACACATTGACTGGATAAAAAAGAACATTTCACACTATCAAGCATTCAAGTCTTGTTTTGATCAATTTTACCTATCACATGAAATCAATCTGAGAAAACCAACAGCTGATATCTTTAATTTTGTTCTCAGCAAAAATCAGATACTCCCTGACGAAACTATTTTTATTGATGACACTAAGGAGCATATTGACACTGCTGCTTCCCTGGGAATCCACACCTGGAATATAGACCCCAAAAAAGAAGATATCACTACTTTATTTGCTACAAAATCTGATTTGTTTTGA